GTCAGTGAGCGGGTGGCCTACGCCGACAACCGCGCCCTGGGCTTTAGTGAGTTGGTGCGGGGCTACGACCAGTACGTGGTGGATGGCCGCCACTACGGCCTGGTGCAACAGGGTATTTCGTACCGGCTCTGGGACGCGGGCCGCCTCAAGCTTGGTGGCATCGATAACCCCAAAATCAATAGCATTCCCTTAGTAGTCTATTTAAATACCTTTGCCGACGCCGGTTACGTGGCCAGCCGCGGGGCTGAGCGCGGCAGCCGGTTGCCAAACCGGTTGCAGGCTGCTGCTGGCATCGGTTTGCACCTGGTCACGTATTACGACCGGGTTATTACCCTGGAGTATACCCGCAATGTTCTAGGGCAAGGCGGGTTTTTTCTGCGCACCGAATTTCCCATCTAGCCCCGGTAAGTCGCCGGTGGCTGGTTATGTTTTTGTTATGAAAATTGCGATTCTCGGCAAACCCTTCGACGAAGAAACCCTGCCGTTTCTGCAGGCTCTGCTCGACGACCTCGTGGCGCGCCGTACCGAAGTAATCATCGTCGAGTCGTTCCACACCTACCTCGACAACCGTCTGCGCCTGCCGGAAGGCATCGGCACATTCCGGCGCGGCGACTCCCTGCGCGATGTGCAGTTTGTCTTCAGCATCGGCGGCGACGGTACCCTGCTCGACACGGTTACCTACGTAGGCGCCCTGCAAATTCCAATTCTGGGCATTAACACCGGCCGGCTGGGTTTTCTGGCCACTATCACCGTGGAGCGTATCGCCCAGGCCATTGATGCCCTATTTAAAGGCCACTTCGTTTTGGAGGAGCGCAGCCTGATCCGGGTCGAAACCGATCCGGAAGTTTTCGATGGTATTAACTTCGGCCTCAATGAGTTTTCGATTTTGAAGCGTGATACCTCCTCCATGATTGTGGTCCACACGTATATCGACGGCGAGTATCTCAACTCCTATTGGGCCGACGGCCTGATTGTTGCTACGCCGACGGGCTCCACCGGCTACTCCCTGAGTTGCGGCGGACCAGTAATGTTGCCCCAAACCAACAATTTTATCATTGCTCCCGTATGTCCGCACAATCTGAACGTCCGTCCGCTTATCGTCTCCGACCGTAGTGTGATTTCCTTCGAGATTGAGGGCCGCAGCAATAACTTCCTGCTGTCCCTCGATTCGCGCTCGGTAGCCGTTGACGCCGGTATTCAGATTGCGGTTCGCCGGGAGAATTTTGCCGTTCGCTTAGTCAAGCTCAACCATGTTAACTTTCTGACTACGTTGCGTAGTAAATTGAACTGGGGTCTCGACAAGCGTAATCCGGCGGGTATCTTGCTCTAATACATTGACTTTTTCTTGTGTTTCTTTTTTAAGTTCCCGGCAACCTCTACTTTTGTCACTAACTGAACTCGTGTCCTTACGACTCGAACGACGCTCACCTTCTTCGCATATCCTTAATCTCGCTCAATATGAAGCAACTCTTCACCAACATCTTGGCTCTGCTGCTAGTGGTTTCGCTGGTCGCCACAGAGGCGAGTGCGCAACAGTTCAGTAAGCGGAAGCAGTACAACTCGGTCGGCGTAAGCATCAATGCGATGAACTACTTCGGTGACATCGTACCGAAAGCCAGCATTCCTAGCTTACGATTTGCGGCCACCCGCCCCAACATCGGCGTAAACTTCACGCACCGCTTTGCCCCCGGATTTCGGCTCGGGTTGCCTTCGCCTATGGCCGCATCACCGGCGACGACGAGAAAGCTGCCGACAAGTCGGATCCAGACGCTCGTTTCCGTTACCACCGCAACATGAACTTCCGCAACGACATCCTTGAGGTGTCGGCTGTGGGTGTATTCGACCTGATTGCCAACCGCAACAACTATATCAAGCGTCCGGACTTCGTTCCTTACGTATTTGCTGGTATCGGCGTGTTTCACCACAACCCCAAGGGCCTGATCCGCGGTGGTAACACCGCGGGCCTATCGGAAGGCTCTTATGTGAACCTGCAGCCCCTGCGTACGGAAGGTGTTGACTACAGCCTGACCGGCCTTTCGATTCCTTTTGGTGGTGGTGTTCGTTACAAAGTCAACAAAAGCTTTGATATTGGCCTCGAAATCGGCTGGCGCAAAACCTTCACCGACTACCTGGACGATGTTAGCGGTACTTATGTAAATCCGAGCACGCTCGGCAGTGCAGAAGCTCGTTACTTTGGTGGCGCCATCACCCGCACCGATGATATCACGCCTAACACGCCTTACACGAACTTCAATGCTCCCGGTGAAATGCGCGGTAAGGGCAATGAAAAGGACTGGTACATCGTTACGGGTCTCAACGTAAACTACATTCTCGCCCCGCGCGTTAAAAGCCCCAAATTCCGATAGCCCGTTCCGGCTGGCTGTCGAGTCCAACTTACAGCTAGTCTAATGACGCATTCGAATCCTTTCAAAACACTCCTTGTTTGCCTTGTGCAAGCAGGGAGTGTTTTTTTTGCTTTCTCCGCCGCCGCCCAGAACACAAGTGAACTAGGTATTGGGATTGGAGGAATGGTATATAAAGGGGAATTAGCCCCAGCATATAAGTTCAGCAATAACCGGCCCGCCGCTACCATCTTCTACCGCAAGGATGTGTCAGCTCCTATTACGCTGCGCGGCAGCTTTCTCTGGGGCTTAGTGCGCGCCGATGATGCCAACGTGCAGGGGGTAAATGGAAACGTAGCACCGTTACCCGCGTACCGGCAGACCAACGTCAAAGGAAACATCCTGGAAGCTGCGGCCGCCGTCGAGTATAACTTCTTCGATTACCGTAACCGCAAGGAGAAAGTCCACTTTACGCCTTATGTATTCGTAGGCGTGGCAGGTTTTCTGGCTCGCACCCGCACTGTTACCAATGCTGATTTGGAGCAGCTTGAAAAAGACGGTAGTACGTTGGGCCTGGCTATTCCCGCCGGTATTGGCTTTAAGCTGGCTTTGTCGCCGCGCTGGAACCTAGGCCTGGAAGCCGGAGCCCGTAAAGCCTTCACCGACGAGCTGGACCATTTGGGAACCCAAAACCCATTGTTGGTCAACACGCACGACCAAGACTGGTATTTCTATAACGGATTCAGCGTTTCCTATACTTTCTATAAAATCAACTGCCCCGACTCTTATAAGGCGAATCCTAAGTTGCTGCGGTAGAAGTCGGATGGGCGGGGGCTTAATGCAACCATTTGCGTAACTTGCAGCCTCTTTACGCAAAAAGTACTGATGGCCGCCCGGTCCGAACTAGACACTCAGAATATTCCCGCCCACGTTGCCGTCATCATGGATGGTAACGGCCGTTGGGCCAAAAAAAAAGGTGGCCTCCGCATTTTCGGGCACCAAAGTGCTATTACCGCCGTTCGGGAAACTGTGGAAGGGGCCGCTGAGCTGGGGGTGCACTACCTGACGCTCTACGCCTTTTCTACCGAGAACTGGGCGCGCCCCAAGCACGAGGTAATGGCCCTGATGCAGCTGTTGGTTCATACCATTCGGCAGGAAACACCTACGCTGCTCAAGAATAACATTCGGCTCCAGTCGATTGGTGACATTGCCAGTTTGCCCGAGTCCTGCCAGCGGGAACTGCGCGAGTCCATTGAGCTCACCAAAGCTGGCTCGGGTATGACCTTGGTGCTGGCCCTGAGCTACAGCGGCCGGTGGGACCTGACACAGGCCGCTCAGCGGCTGGCTACCGATGTCGCCAGGGGAGTTGTGCAACCAGAGCAGGTAACCGAAAACACTATTGCGGGCTACTTGGCTACGGCGGGCATGCCCGATCCGGAGCTATTAATCCGGACCAGTGGGGAGCAGCGCATCAGCAATTTTCTGTTGTGGCAGCTCGCCTACACCGAACTCTATATTACGGAGGTGTTGTGGCCGGATTTTCGGCGGGAGCACCTCTACGACGCCATTCAGGCCTACCAGCGCCGGGAACGGCGCTTTGGCAAAACCAGTGAGCAGCTAACCGTTTCGTAAGTTTTTCGAATGATTCCTTTCCAGAATAAATTTCTCCTGCTGCTAACGGTGCTTGCTCTCGGTGGAGCGGCTTCCGCGTCCGAGGCGTGGGCCCAGGTTTCTACGGCTGGTAGTGAGGAGCCCAAACGCTATGAACTCGGTGGAATTACCGTGAGTGGGGCTTCCTATCTAGATACTAATACGCTTATCGGGCTGACAGGTTTGAAAATCGGGGACCCGGTGACGGTTCCTGGTGAAGAAATTGGCAAGGCCATCCGCCGCCTCTGGGAGCAGGGCATTCTGGGTGACGTAAGCGTATCGATTTCGCGCATTGAAGGCAATAAGATATATCTGGACTTCAACCTGAAGGAGCGCCCGCGCTTGTCGAAGTTCGAGTTTACCGGCATCAGCAAGGGCCAAGCCGATGACTTGAAAAACAAGATCAAGCTGATCCGGGGCAAAGTGGTGACCGACGCCCTGCTGAACAATACCAAGGATCAGGTGCGTAAGTTCTACACCAACAAGGGCTTCTTGGACGCCAAAGCGACTATCACGCAGAAGCCCGACTCGAGCCTGTCGAACAGCGTGGTGCTGAATATCAACGTAGACAAGGGCAGTAAAATCCGGATCAAGGATATTGCTTTTGAAGGTAACGAGGCTTTTTCGGATAAGAAGCTCAAGGGCAAGCTGAAGAAAACCAAGGAGCGCAAATCCTACAAGTTCCTAACCTCGGGCAAGTTCCAGAAGGCCGAGTACGAAGCGGATAAGGAGAAACTGCTCGAATTCTATAATTCCCAGGGCTACCGGGATGCCGCCATCGTATCCGAC
Above is a genomic segment from Hymenobacter cellulosivorans containing:
- a CDS encoding NAD kinase, whose translation is MKIAILGKPFDEETLPFLQALLDDLVARRTEVIIVESFHTYLDNRLRLPEGIGTFRRGDSLRDVQFVFSIGGDGTLLDTVTYVGALQIPILGINTGRLGFLATITVERIAQAIDALFKGHFVLEERSLIRVETDPEVFDGINFGLNEFSILKRDTSSMIVVHTYIDGEYLNSYWADGLIVATPTGSTGYSLSCGGPVMLPQTNNFIIAPVCPHNLNVRPLIVSDRSVISFEIEGRSNNFLLSLDSRSVAVDAGIQIAVRRENFAVRLVKLNHVNFLTTLRSKLNWGLDKRNPAGILL
- a CDS encoding DUF6089 family protein encodes the protein MTGDDEKAADKSDPDARFRYHRNMNFRNDILEVSAVGVFDLIANRNNYIKRPDFVPYVFAGIGVFHHNPKGLIRGGNTAGLSEGSYVNLQPLRTEGVDYSLTGLSIPFGGGVRYKVNKSFDIGLEIGWRKTFTDYLDDVSGTYVNPSTLGSAEARYFGGAITRTDDITPNTPYTNFNAPGEMRGKGNEKDWYIVTGLNVNYILAPRVKSPKFR
- the porG gene encoding type IX secretion system protein PorG, whose translation is MTHSNPFKTLLVCLVQAGSVFFAFSAAAQNTSELGIGIGGMVYKGELAPAYKFSNNRPAATIFYRKDVSAPITLRGSFLWGLVRADDANVQGVNGNVAPLPAYRQTNVKGNILEAAAAVEYNFFDYRNRKEKVHFTPYVFVGVAGFLARTRTVTNADLEQLEKDGSTLGLAIPAGIGFKLALSPRWNLGLEAGARKAFTDELDHLGTQNPLLVNTHDQDWYFYNGFSVSYTFYKINCPDSYKANPKLLR
- a CDS encoding isoprenyl transferase codes for the protein MAARSELDTQNIPAHVAVIMDGNGRWAKKKGGLRIFGHQSAITAVRETVEGAAELGVHYLTLYAFSTENWARPKHEVMALMQLLVHTIRQETPTLLKNNIRLQSIGDIASLPESCQRELRESIELTKAGSGMTLVLALSYSGRWDLTQAAQRLATDVARGVVQPEQVTENTIAGYLATAGMPDPELLIRTSGEQRISNFLLWQLAYTELYITEVLWPDFRREHLYDAIQAYQRRERRFGKTSEQLTVS